The region TTGCCAATTTAAATCATTCAATGGACCATTAAACATAGCTTTACAAGTATAACCAGACAAGCCATCAAGCTGATCTTTTTCAGCAGTACACTCTAGTTCACTTTCAATTTTTGGATTCTTAATGTCTCCATTGAATCTAACATATCCAGATAAGGTGTTAAAATATATATCTGCCCACTCAGGTAAGTTAAGTGATCCAACATCTAAATTACTTGCTTTAATATCTAAATTATTAAATTTTTCTTCTGTCACCTCACCAGAAACCAAAAGCTTAGACTCACCTCCATCAAACTCTGATTCATTAAAAATATATTTATTATCCTTAATTAAAACATCCATTACTGCATTCTTAAAATTTAGGCCTTTATAACTTAACTGACTGGCATTCAGTTTTAATCTACCATTCACTTTATCTTCTATCTTGACATAAATCTGTCCATCTCCTCTGCCATTAACAGCTTCAACAAAAGGATAAGCTCTACCTGCAACTTTTGTTATTGATGACAAATCAAAATTTTCAAAAGACGCTTTAACAAAATTATTCTTTTGATCTATGGATGAAGTTTCAATCTGGGCCGTTAAAACTGATTGAGGGTTTTTTATGGTTATATCTTGAAACGAAACTTCTTGATTCTTAAAAATAATATTGCCACTTAACTTTGCCTGTTCAGACCCCTTATATGAAAATGCGTCAATATCCACACCAACATTCGCAACAAAATTAGCATTTGAAGCTTTCACCCCTCCCAAAAATTGCCCACTGCCTTTCACAGGATAGGGGCTGACAAAAACTTTTGAAAAATCTTGAACCTCACCCAACCACTTACCTGTAACTCCACCGCCTTGATGTATATCTAAAGAAAATTTTCCTTTCAGACCATCAACGTTTAAATCACCTTCTTCAATGTTTAAAATACTGTCTTGTCTTGACTTTAAAACAGAAAGTAACTCAATATTTTTAAACGTAAGCGGGGCAAATCGCTCAACTTCAGGCTCCAAAGTGATTTTTAATTGTTTAGATACAATCCTTGTATCCATTTTCATCTTACTAGGATCTAGGCTGATAAAGCCTTTACTTTCTATATCAAGGGTACCTTCCAATGGAGAAGATGTTTCAGGGTCAATACTTTTAATAAATGTTTCAATGGGCAGATGATTGACTTTTAAAGTAGCTGTACCCTGGTCTGACTGACTTACATTTTTTGCTTGTAGTTTTACCGAACCCTTCCCCAAAGAAAACTGTGTATCTATACTACTAATTTTACTGTTTGTTGCTTCAATAGAAGCATAAAAAGATGTAATATTTCTTTGCCAAATATCAACAGAACTACTATTCAACTCTGCTTTTACCAACGGCTGTTGCCAAGTGTTTTCAAGACTCCCTTTGTAATTTAACTTTCCAAAAAGATCATTTTGATTCTCTTGCTCATTAAAATTATTAAACGCTTCTAAAAATTGATGTAAGTCTAATGTCCCCATAAAATTTATTTTTGGTGCAGGCATCAAAGCTCCATCGGCTTGAATACTTATAATATCACTTAAAATATTTAAAGATGCTAGCCTAACCTTTTGTCCACTTCTATTTAAACTGAAGTTAATGAAGTCAATATCCATGGCTTGCCCATCAATATTAAACTGAGCTTTGCTCTTCAGCTTTAAAACATCTTCTTTGCGACTTAATAAAAACGAACTATCACTATCAAATAATATGCATGAAATTTTTTTATTCTTTACCTGCATACTGATGATTGCTTTGCCCCAATCAATATCTTCTATCATAACACTCACCAAGTCTTGCAACTGGGGCAATTGAAAGCTTAGTTTTTTATCTTCTTTTTTTTGTTTAGACTCTATCTGACGAAGCTCAATGTAGGGCTCAATTATTTTGACTTGCTTTATGTTGACATGACCCAAGAATCCTGGGCTGATTCTGGGCATAATCTCAATTTTATCTGTTTTAAAAGAACTTAATGCCGTATCCTTTTTACCCACAATAACAACATTGCTGATTGAAACTTTAGGCGGTAGTATCTTCACACGAATGTCATCAAAACGAACATCAACACTATCTACTTGTTTCAGATAAAACTCTAACTGTCTTTGTATTAATTGACTTAATATGGGTGCAGCAAAAATAACACTACAAATCACAATGATTGAAAATGCAATAAACAGATTAAATACTTTTTTTTGTCTATTGTTTGCCATTTTGCCCTAAAATATCATACACAACGAAGCATGACACGCATTCAAGCCATCATAAGCCAATTTGTTGCTGGAATAAGATCTCCATGGAATGGCGCTAACTTTATTTTAAAATCCCCACCTACAAAAAAGATCATTGCCATCCCATTTGTTATTATTGTATCTCTATTTTTTATATGCCTCTATTTGTCCTACAGCTACTTACCACCAGTTATTGCTGAGAGTCTACTTCCAATTGAAAATTGGTTCATTAACAATTGGCCAGCGGCTTTAAGTTTTAAGTTTTTTAGTTATATCGGCGGTTTTTTATTGGCTAGCCTTAAGTTTATCCTTTATTTGGTTTTATTTTCACTCAACCTGGTATTTGCCTGGTTAATTGGCAATATTCTTTGTTCGTTTTTCTGGGAGATCTTAGCAGAAAAAATGCTGTCTCAATCTCAACACTTTAACGTAAGCATGCCTCTTAAAGTTACTGTAAAAAACGTTGTCACCTCTATGTTAAGAGAACTATTTAAAGAGCTGTTATTACTCACCATTGTTGCCATTACTTGGCTGATGACCTTTTTGCCTATTTTAGGACAAAGTGTTTTTATTGTTTTACTCCCCCTTTTAAGCAGTGTCATTCTTGGTTACGCCAACATTGACTATGCTTTTTCAGTTTTAGGACTTCCTATTAAAGATAGATTTGCTTGGGCCAAACAAAATATTCCGTTTTTACTGGGTGCCGGTATTTACGGTTTAATTTTCCCAGTTGTCTATTTTTTGTACCCTTCTTTCATTGTTGGAGGGCTTTTGGTCCATGCTGATCATATACTATTACAACTACAAGATACTCAAATCATTAAAACAAAGGCTTAAACAGTTGCGATTCTTACAAAATACGTTTAAAGATAGGCCATAAAATATTTTATTGGAGATACAATTAATGGCTCAGGAAATGAAAAATCCATATTTAAACAATGATTCAGATGACTTGGCTTTGGATAAACAAGAATGGCGTCAGTCTTTGGATGCTATTTCTAAAATCTTAGGACCTGAAAAAGCCAAAGAAGTGGTTAAGGATCTTTTGGATCATGCCGCAAAAATCAAGGTTTCTCCAGATAACATAGCACAAACACCGTATATCAATACAATTCATGCCACAAATGAGAAGTCCTACCCTGGTGACTTAGCGCTAGAAGAAAAAATTTTAAAACTGATTCGTTGGAATGCCATGGTGATGGTGGTTAGAGCCAACCGCTTAGACTCAAGCATAGGTGGCCATATTGCAACCTACGCTTCATCTGCACATTTATATGAAACAGGTTTTCACCACTTTTTTAGAGGTAAAAGTGCAAATGAAAACAGTGATCAAATCTACATTCAAGGGCATGCTTCTCCAGGTATATATGCCCGCAGCTACCTTGAAGGTCGTTTCAATGAACAACAGCTCATTAACTTTAGACGTGAACTGCAAACAGGTGGAGGTTTGTCTTCCTATCCTCATCCAAGATCTATGCCTGATTATTGGGAATTTCCCACGGTATCTATGGGTTTAGGACCTATTACTGCGATATATCAAGCCAGGATGGCCCAATACCTGACCCACCGCGGTTTAAAACCTGAAAACACCAGTCAAGTCTGGGCCTTTTTGGGAGATGGCGAAATGGATGAGCCAGAAAGCTTAGGCGCTATTCATATTGCCCAAAAAGAGAAACTGCATAACCTTAACTTTGTCATCAACTGTAATTTACAACGTTTAGATGGGCCGGTAAGAGGCAATGGTAAAGTCATCCAAGACCTTGAAGGCCAATTTAGAGGTGCTGGCTGGAATGTCATTAAGGTTTTATGGTCTTCAGATTGGGATAGTATTTTTGCTCAAGACACTCAAGGCTTGTTAGAACAAAAACTTACTGGCTTGCTCGATGGTAACATGCAAAAACTTGCCACTTTAGACGGTGCCCAAAAACGCCAATATTTATGTCAAGACAATCCAGATCTGCTTAAACTCTTTGCTCATTTAAGCGATGACCAAATGTATGCTCTTAAACGTGGTGGTCATGACCCTATTAAGGTTTACAATGCCTATGCCCAAGCGCAAGCAGCCACCAATGCACCTACCGTTATTCTTGCACAAACCATTAAAGGTTATGGCCTTGGTCCCTCTGGGCATGCCGCCAATGCCACCCACCAAAAGAAAAAATTAAGTGACGCAGAAGTTTTAGAGTTTAGAGATCGTTTTGAAATTCCAGTGTCGGATCAAGATGCCAAAGACTTAAACTTTTATCGCCCTGATGAAAAAAGTCCAGAGATGCAATACTTGCTTGAAAAACGCAAGAATTTAGGGGGCTTTTTACCTAGCCGCAATACCGCCAAAGTTGCTGTGTCAAAGTCTGGTTCCTTACCAGATAAAAAAGTCTATCAAGAGTTTTATGATGGTACTAAGGATCGTGAAGTATCGACCACCATGGCTTTTGTTAAACTACTAACCAATCTGATTAAAGATAAAACCATTGGTAAACAAGTGATCCCTATTGTCCCTGATGAAGCCAGAACCTTTGGAATGGAATCCATGTTTAGCCAAATTGGTATTTACTCACCGCATGGACAAAACTACGAGCCCGTCGATAAAAAAAGTTTATTGTACTACAAAGAATCTAAAACTGGCCAACTGCTTGAAGAAGGCATTACAGAAGCTGGCTCTATGGCTTCCTTCATAGCTGCTGGTAACGCCGCCCAAAATCATGGTGTAGCTTGTATTCCATTTTTTATTTACTATTCAATGTTTGGTATGCAACGCATTGGTGACTTGGTCTGGGCTGCTGCTGATCAAAATACAAAAGGTTTTATGATGGGTGGAACCGCCGGTCGTACAACTTTGGCTGGAGAAGGTTTACAGCACCAAGATGGGCATAGTATCCTTTTGGCTTATCCTGTACCTAACCTAAAAGTCTATGACCCAGCCTTTGCTTACGAAACAGCCATCATCGTTGAAGACGGCTTACAACGCATGTACGAAAATAATGAAGATATTTTTTACTACATCACTTTAGAAAATGAAAATTATGCCATGCCCCCCATGCCAAAAGGAGTTAAAGAAGGCATCTTAAAGGGCATGTATAGATACAGTCCTTCAAAAATTGATGCTCAAAAACCTATTGTGCATCTGATGGGCAGTGGCTCAATTTTAAACGAAACCCTTAAAGCCCAAAACATTCTTGAAGAAAAGTACAAAGTTGCTACTGAAGTTTGGAGTGTGACCAGTTACAAAGAACTGTACACCGATGCCGTTGCTTGTGAAGAGTGGAATACTTTTAACCCTAACAAACCCAAAAAACAGGCCTTTGTCACCGCACAATTTAAAGACCAACAAGGCATCTGTGTGGCTGCGTCTGATTATGTCAAAGCTCTCCCACACAGCATTTCCAATTGGTTGCCTTTACCCTTAACGGCTTTGGGAACCGATGGTTTTGGCTTGAGCGAAAACCGAGAATACTTAAGAAAGCATTTTAAAGTGGATGCCCAGTCTATTGTATACGCCAGTCTTTCAAGCTTAAGCAGCAAAGGTTTGTTTGATCAGAAAAAGTTAGAGCAACTTTGATAATGAGCGGTTGCTTATTATTTAAAACCTATTTTTCTTTTTAGGTTTTTTATTTTTTTCCGTTCACTAACAGTCGTCTCAGGATTATTATTTGCATAATCCTTAGTGACGAATTGTCTTGTGATTGCGGAACGATAGTTTTTTTTCATAATTATCCTCCTTTATTATTGTTTGCTGGTTAAGCCAGCCCTTTGGAAGCACATTGCGTTCCTCGGCGTTAACGCATGTCAACCAGAGCAATAATAAAAGTAAAGCTACCGCTAGCTACAATTATAGCAAATCACCTCTTAAATGATCAACCTAGCCAAATAAGAAAGCCCTATATACAGTAAAGAAAATTAATTTAATGTTCGCCTAGAAATGATTCAAGAGAAAATAACAAGTTTCGTACAGCGAGTTTTGGCAGGCTTTGCCTGCCAACTGTCTGAGCTGGTAGAAATTGTTTTTTCTCTTGTTACTGCATAAAATTTAAAGCACAGTTCCACAAGCTTAAAACTGCTTTTCTATCATCTATTCACATCATAACTTTATTTGATGCCTGATTTTTGCTATGGGTGACTTGTCTTCGCTGGTATAAACATAATATCAGAAAAGAACATTTGATTTGAAAGGACTTTAGCCATGAATTCATTTAACACCTTATCCAGCTTTAAACACAACGACAAAGAATACTTTTATCATGATTTAACAAAACTTAAAGAGCATGGCTTTAACATTGATAAACTGCCGTTTGCCATGAAAATTGTTCTTGAAAACTTACTGCGCTACGAAGACGGCATTGGCGTTAAAAAATCAGATATAGAACATGTTGCCCAATGGGATGCTAAAAATAACCCTGACAAAGAAATTGCCTTCATGCCGGCGCGAGTTCTTTTACAAGACTTTACAGGTGTGCCTGCAGTGGTTGACTTGGCTGCCATGCGGGATGCCATTGTAAAAATGGGTGGTGACGCCAATAAAATTAACCCTTTGCAACCAGCTGAATTGGTGATTGACCACTCTGTGCAAGTGGATCACTTTGGAAGCTCAGACGCTTTAGATTTAAACACCAAAATTGAATACGCCCGCAACAATGAACGTTACGAATTTTTAAAATGGGGCCAAAATGCCTTTGAAAACTTTAAAGTGGTTCCACCCAGCACAGGGATTGTGCACCAAGTCAATTTGGAATACTTGGCACGCGTGGTGATGACCCGTAAAATAGATGGTAAGACTTACGCTTTTCCAGACACCCTGGTTGGAACAGACTCACACACAACCATGATTAACGGCTTGGGTATCTTGGGCTGGGGAGTTGGTGGTATTGAAGCTGAAGCTGCTATGCTTGGCCAAGCAACAACCATGCTCATACCTGATGTTGTTGGTTTTAAACTCAGTGGTTCTCTAAAAAATCACGTCAACGCCACTGACCTTGTTTTAACCATTACCCAAAAGCTCAGAGAAAAAGGTGTGGTGGGTAAGTTTGTTGAGTTTTATGGTCCCGGTTTAAAATCACTGACTTTAGCTGACAGAGCTACGGTAGCCAACATGGCGCCAGAATATGGTGCAACTTGCGGTATTTTCCCTGTAGACCAAAAAACCTTGGATTATTTACAGCTCACTGGACGTTCTGCTGATCAGATTGAATTGGCTAAAACCTATATGCAACAGCAAGAGATGTTTTTTACCGATACCAGTTCTGAAGCAATTTATACCGATACTTTAGAGTTAAACCTAAATGATGTTGAGCCCAGCTTAGCAGGCCCTAAAAGACCACAAGACAGAGTTGCTTTATCTCAATTGGCGGCCAACTTTAAAGAAACGCTTGGTCGCCCTATCAAAGAACAAAGTATAGAAAATTCAACCGAAAAACTTAAAGATGGCTCTGTTGTGATTGCGGCAATTACCAGTTGTACCAACACTTCAAACCCTTCAGTCATGTTAGCAGCTGGCTTAGTTGCCCAAAAAGCCAGAAAACTTGGGTTAAAGACCAAACCTTGGGTTAAAACCAGTTTGGCACCCGGATCAAAAGTGGTTGTTGATTATTTAGAAAAAGCAGATTTATTAAGACCCTTGGAAGAATTAAAATTTCATGTGGTTGGCTTTGGCTGCACAACCTGTATTGGTAACAGCGGTCCATTGCCTAAAGAAGTTGCCGATGCCATTGATAACGGTGACATAGTTGCTGCCTCTGTTCTGAGTGGTAATAGAAACTTTGAAGGTAGAGTGAGCCCAAAAACCAAAGTTAATTATTTGGCATCACCACCATTGGTCGTTGCTTATGCTCTAGCTGGAAGAGTCGATATTGATTTAGAAAATGAACCTCTAGGCCATGATCAAGAGGGAAATGCAGTTTACTTTAAAGAGCTTTGGCCTGAACGGGAAGAAATTGAACGCCTTGTGCATGAATCTGTTAATTCAGAAATGTTTAAAACCCGTTATGAAACTGTCCTTGATGGTGACAAAGCTTGGCAAGCCATTGAATCAAGTACAGGTAAAACCTATGATTGGAAAGCTGACTCAACTTATATCCAAAACCCCCCATTTTTTGAAAATATGTCTCAAGAAATACAGGGTATAAAAGATATAGAAAATGCTAGAGTTCTGGCTTATTTGGGAGATAGTGTAACCACAGATCATATTTCACCCGCTGGCTCCATTGCTCTTGAAAGCCCTGCCGCTGATTACTTACGTAAACATGGCATTGAACCTAAGCAGTTTAATTCTTATGGTTCAAGAAGGGGTAATCATGAAGTCATGATGCGTGGAACATTTGCCAATATTAGGCTTAAAAACAAATTGTTGCATAATGTAGAAGGAGCTTACACCAACTATTTACCAGATAACCAACAAATGAGCATTTTTGATGCATCCATGAAGTACCAGTCCAACAACACCCCTCTAATCATCATTGCTGGTAAGGAGTATGGGACTGGCTCATCCAGAGATTGGGCAGCAAAAGGTCCAAAACTTTTAGGCATCAATGCCGTCATTGCCCAAAGTTATGAACGTATTCACCGCTCTAATTTAGTTGGCATGGGTATTTTACCTTTGCAGTTTAAAGCAGGTGAAAACGCTGAAAGTTTAGGCTTAGATGGTTCTGAATTTTTTAACATTCAAGGTATCGCAGAAGGAGTTGCTGATGAGTTTAAAAACAAAAAGCAACTCACAGTGACCGCCAAAAAGAGTAATGGAGAAAGCATTAGCTTTGAAGTCAGTGTAAGAATTGATACCCCCAATGAAGCGCACTATTTTGAAAATGGTGGCATCTTACAATATGTTCTAAGAAAGTTGGCAAAAAGTTAGCTTTTTTAAATTCCCCAAGTCCGCAATGTTTTATTGCGGACTAAAACTTTTCTAATAATAATAAATTATAATAACTATTTGAAATATTAAGGTTTTTAATCTTAAAAATACTGTAATTGCCTTGCCATATTATTGAAAAATGGTATCGTTCAGCAAGTTTAAATTTATTTTTTCACTTCGGAGGAAACACATGAAAAAAACATTATTAGCACTTGCTTTGGTTTTAGCTACAGCAAGTTATGCAAATGAAACAAACACCAATCCACTAACCAGCAACACCAATGCAACAGTATCAGGTGATACTCAGTTTGGTATTGACTTTGCTATGCCTTATGCTTTGCAAGTTGACGGCAATGACGCTAACCAAAGATCAAATTATACTTTGGGTGTTGATGGTCGTTACTACATCACTGACAACTTTAACATCGGTGGCCGTTTTAGCTTTGATGTTGAAGAGCAAAATGGCACAACACGCCAATATGCATTTGCACCAGGTGTACAATACAGATGGTACACAAATGAAGCTTTTAACCCTTATGTAAGAGCTGATGTTCCTGTAACTTTTCGTGGTGCAGCCACAAGCATTGCTGGTAAAGAAGACCAATTTGATGTTGGTGTTGCAGGCGGTTTAGGTATAGCTTGGAACCTAGGTGAGTCTTTGGGCATCCAAAACATGCTTCTTCGTTATGACTTTAACGTACAATACAACTTTGGTATCAACGATGCTTTAGACGTATTAAGCGTTGAGTTCTTTAAAGTTGGTATTGATTACAAATTTTAATCGCTACAACTTGAGTTTTAAAAGGCGATCTTCAATCAAGATCGCCTTTTTTTATGGAAACTTCCTTAGAACTTACTTTCTGCAATAACTTTAAAATCATTTCATCTTTACTTTGTATTTTTTCTTTATAATTTTCACGCACAGATTGGCTAACTTGCTGCTTAATATCAGCCAGCATTTTGTTACGCATACTTGGTGTTATTCTGTTCAATAGGGGGTCTGTTTCTGAAATAAAGTTAAAATCTAGATCAATACTTTGCACCGTCATTTCCGGTAACACAACCTCAA is a window of Oligoflexia bacterium DNA encoding:
- a CDS encoding translocation/assembly module TamB domain-containing protein → MANNRQKKVFNLFIAFSIIVICSVIFAAPILSQLIQRQLEFYLKQVDSVDVRFDDIRVKILPPKVSISNVVIVGKKDTALSSFKTDKIEIMPRISPGFLGHVNIKQVKIIEPYIELRQIESKQKKEDKKLSFQLPQLQDLVSVMIEDIDWGKAIISMQVKNKKISCILFDSDSSFLLSRKEDVLKLKSKAQFNIDGQAMDIDFINFSLNRSGQKVRLASLNILSDIISIQADGALMPAPKINFMGTLDLHQFLEAFNNFNEQENQNDLFGKLNYKGSLENTWQQPLVKAELNSSSVDIWQRNITSFYASIEATNSKISSIDTQFSLGKGSVKLQAKNVSQSDQGTATLKVNHLPIETFIKSIDPETSSPLEGTLDIESKGFISLDPSKMKMDTRIVSKQLKITLEPEVERFAPLTFKNIELLSVLKSRQDSILNIEEGDLNVDGLKGKFSLDIHQGGGVTGKWLGEVQDFSKVFVSPYPVKGSGQFLGGVKASNANFVANVGVDIDAFSYKGSEQAKLSGNIIFKNQEVSFQDITIKNPQSVLTAQIETSSIDQKNNFVKASFENFDLSSITKVAGRAYPFVEAVNGRGDGQIYVKIEDKVNGRLKLNASQLSYKGLNFKNAVMDVLIKDNKYIFNESEFDGGESKLLVSGEVTEEKFNNLDIKASNLDVGSLNLPEWADIYFNTLSGYVRFNGDIKNPKIESELECTAEKDQLDGLSGYTCKAMFNGPLNDLNWQMVVGENKLVSQGKFYLNTKKVEVSAELNDFVVLPFYKTLPTVISANINLSGKVDDLSSMYGNLQVNQIIMQRQTEKIYNQKPFSIDIKQGIVNIPLTHFVDNKKTDLEFYGQMSPSLVNINLAGNVDLQNLLILDIGLERSEGIGKVNLAMTGKPDAINYQGSVTAEQAFIKLEAFPHPFERLNLNGELQQNVLFVNELNCKLGGGDLGLFGEVNIQPKVLNSIVNLQGRGERINLRFPTWLPVELSGSVFLKGPMSAPTLGGDFTVLNGQYEDKWDWQSRVLTFGAQKYIDRVYYDEDISMYFDMNFKTTANTFRLKNNIAQGLLTGEVRLIGNNQKLGLLGSIEITNGEVEFLDNIFELENGAITFTNQNDINPKFDLRATTSVSQKKIILDITSEGDEIVALLSSDPYLDETSIVTLLTVGVEADEFLNSESQANRLSSSFLPSVLSSPIQSKLEKGLRDVNVVDTLQFIPYFSEEQQSTGLRVLIGKKIFPRFRILYSTDLLQTNAERNLRLQQNFSRNLSIQGNIRDNNNTISNDEQMDFGLDFEFRFDF
- a CDS encoding EI24 domain-containing protein yields the protein MTRIQAIISQFVAGIRSPWNGANFILKSPPTKKIIAIPFVIIVSLFFICLYLSYSYLPPVIAESLLPIENWFINNWPAALSFKFFSYIGGFLLASLKFILYLVLFSLNLVFAWLIGNILCSFFWEILAEKMLSQSQHFNVSMPLKVTVKNVVTSMLRELFKELLLLTIVAITWLMTFLPILGQSVFIVLLPLLSSVILGYANIDYAFSVLGLPIKDRFAWAKQNIPFLLGAGIYGLIFPVVYFLYPSFIVGGLLVHADHILLQLQDTQIIKTKA
- the aceE gene encoding pyruvate dehydrogenase (acetyl-transferring), homodimeric type, with product MKNPYLNNDSDDLALDKQEWRQSLDAISKILGPEKAKEVVKDLLDHAAKIKVSPDNIAQTPYINTIHATNEKSYPGDLALEEKILKLIRWNAMVMVVRANRLDSSIGGHIATYASSAHLYETGFHHFFRGKSANENSDQIYIQGHASPGIYARSYLEGRFNEQQLINFRRELQTGGGLSSYPHPRSMPDYWEFPTVSMGLGPITAIYQARMAQYLTHRGLKPENTSQVWAFLGDGEMDEPESLGAIHIAQKEKLHNLNFVINCNLQRLDGPVRGNGKVIQDLEGQFRGAGWNVIKVLWSSDWDSIFAQDTQGLLEQKLTGLLDGNMQKLATLDGAQKRQYLCQDNPDLLKLFAHLSDDQMYALKRGGHDPIKVYNAYAQAQAATNAPTVILAQTIKGYGLGPSGHAANATHQKKKLSDAEVLEFRDRFEIPVSDQDAKDLNFYRPDEKSPEMQYLLEKRKNLGGFLPSRNTAKVAVSKSGSLPDKKVYQEFYDGTKDREVSTTMAFVKLLTNLIKDKTIGKQVIPIVPDEARTFGMESMFSQIGIYSPHGQNYEPVDKKSLLYYKESKTGQLLEEGITEAGSMASFIAAGNAAQNHGVACIPFFIYYSMFGMQRIGDLVWAAADQNTKGFMMGGTAGRTTLAGEGLQHQDGHSILLAYPVPNLKVYDPAFAYETAIIVEDGLQRMYENNEDIFYYITLENENYAMPPMPKGVKEGILKGMYRYSPSKIDAQKPIVHLMGSGSILNETLKAQNILEEKYKVATEVWSVTSYKELYTDAVACEEWNTFNPNKPKKQAFVTAQFKDQQGICVAASDYVKALPHSISNWLPLPLTALGTDGFGLSENREYLRKHFKVDAQSIVYASLSSLSSKGLFDQKKLEQL
- the acnA gene encoding aconitate hydratase AcnA translates to MNSFNTLSSFKHNDKEYFYHDLTKLKEHGFNIDKLPFAMKIVLENLLRYEDGIGVKKSDIEHVAQWDAKNNPDKEIAFMPARVLLQDFTGVPAVVDLAAMRDAIVKMGGDANKINPLQPAELVIDHSVQVDHFGSSDALDLNTKIEYARNNERYEFLKWGQNAFENFKVVPPSTGIVHQVNLEYLARVVMTRKIDGKTYAFPDTLVGTDSHTTMINGLGILGWGVGGIEAEAAMLGQATTMLIPDVVGFKLSGSLKNHVNATDLVLTITQKLREKGVVGKFVEFYGPGLKSLTLADRATVANMAPEYGATCGIFPVDQKTLDYLQLTGRSADQIELAKTYMQQQEMFFTDTSSEAIYTDTLELNLNDVEPSLAGPKRPQDRVALSQLAANFKETLGRPIKEQSIENSTEKLKDGSVVIAAITSCTNTSNPSVMLAAGLVAQKARKLGLKTKPWVKTSLAPGSKVVVDYLEKADLLRPLEELKFHVVGFGCTTCIGNSGPLPKEVADAIDNGDIVAASVLSGNRNFEGRVSPKTKVNYLASPPLVVAYALAGRVDIDLENEPLGHDQEGNAVYFKELWPEREEIERLVHESVNSEMFKTRYETVLDGDKAWQAIESSTGKTYDWKADSTYIQNPPFFENMSQEIQGIKDIENARVLAYLGDSVTTDHISPAGSIALESPAADYLRKHGIEPKQFNSYGSRRGNHEVMMRGTFANIRLKNKLLHNVEGAYTNYLPDNQQMSIFDASMKYQSNNTPLIIIAGKEYGTGSSRDWAAKGPKLLGINAVIAQSYERIHRSNLVGMGILPLQFKAGENAESLGLDGSEFFNIQGIAEGVADEFKNKKQLTVTAKKSNGESISFEVSVRIDTPNEAHYFENGGILQYVLRKLAKS
- a CDS encoding outer membrane beta-barrel protein, translating into MKKTLLALALVLATASYANETNTNPLTSNTNATVSGDTQFGIDFAMPYALQVDGNDANQRSNYTLGVDGRYYITDNFNIGGRFSFDVEEQNGTTRQYAFAPGVQYRWYTNEAFNPYVRADVPVTFRGAATSIAGKEDQFDVGVAGGLGIAWNLGESLGIQNMLLRYDFNVQYNFGINDALDVLSVEFFKVGIDYKF